The Penicillium digitatum chromosome 6, complete sequence genome has a window encoding:
- a CDS encoding SEC7-like, alpha orthogonal bundle, whose translation MSQPEAYSPPHTPPSQTARYNPSKRGCPARPSIHDAFPDAMDNPTRKSESGDDRDPHDLSLSPQHATRTSIVDNMLLSLDQFAPSSSFLDYRLFNSAFETDHHSHYSQESDSHGRYRGHTFSSSVSSEPDYEYEDGNDRYATITATKGRRSNSTSNYQMTSRQVGSLRGGTGNMPRTNTARKGSKGSSSSTADYSYTIPRGRIDHGLGRRSASFDCGPKRAFAPYANSSVGQDSMLYDDHDAAPTPSVPAGPRKFLDYSRTPIAAAARTPVASRRNSMKSAHAPQIRKVRPENIGTGTLRARDNDFSNTDDTELDPPPAITALMDPPAPSPTISFNKPAFPLQEPMPTATMSTKVSISNPAPNTKERPGFFRRVFGSKIPAPGPTDAASTNANDLSHLQETESREANGIASPRARLQQAAKSSAGASPSSIRTGPHQVVNKKSSFFRRRKRSVPDHAPPPIVIPQHLVPQTRDTVVAPSPVSSPRQAMNLCIDEELDRKETADWEAKIRQPAFLQAQKKRESVSAPGAPKMKTSLPPSTASRGQDLSPLAEKDRFLTGEVSTESALQEQSQNFAVSATLDPVVEDFSRGIKSQVDIPQINVARLVLPSEDGVCESPVDSMSTASNYYTAANTPLIEQEDSELADDTEDQTDGPGEAIEEGPTAEDREQAQRLFDSQEQVVGNEPAAAWLGGPDRAMVREAYMQLYNWSNLNIVASLRALCDRLVLKGETQQVDRVLDAFSTRWCDCNPSHGFKATDVVHTICYSILLLNTDLHLADIDSKMTKSQFVRNTMPTIHRVAMDAAPEGFEMLRPINRSKTQPQEAHSAPTSARSATFPPDVTHGSFDKDSDANVDAGPLVNTPFTGTVRAWEQQVEAVLKEFYTSIQKQRLPLFGAQPEREVSRRSSNNLLGPSSGTLRRSPSTISKSGSDIFPRGRSASSSHVAARWSSKPRSRAGRLYPPSMMGSSRTSLDDQSSVWSPTGSSTWSKHSLGKFTSASVDSFGSDFLRGEYQQSIGFANALSQAIIREDSASSVYSFEEPERTTPLLEDDTLALAGAPWAKEGSLKHKHHLDAVDKRAKDRNWNDCFAVIQQGWVRLFSFNNSTKLMRQKAKQPGGVIVGGGNWTENAEELWKFMLRQTIASALPSPGYSKSRPHVWALSLPTGAVHLFQAGTPEIVREFVSTANYWSARLSKQPLVGGISNIEYGWSDSVINSALIGGESRSPPPSSGARPSIQSSIRSSIDHQVVRPRLPADRVNISDWSPPQQSMVASNLTEEEQLKALQAYVQNVEDDLSRHNELRSAMNLAFSPRHPNAAKAMANWERKSSYLLREIVKFRTYIDSLRNAVGSKERIFASTDYSQVDEEAIMQPTEAAA comes from the coding sequence ATGTCCCAACCGGAAGCGTACTCTCCTCCCCATACACCTCCCTCCCAAACCGCGAGATACAACCCCTCCAAGCGTGGATGCCCAGCTCGACCATCCATCCATGATGCTTTCCCAGACGCCATGGATAATCCCACGAGAAAGAGTGAGTCAGGAGATGACCGAGACCCGCATGATCTGTCTCTATCTCCACAACATGCAACACGGACGTCGATTGTCGACAACATGCTTCTTTCGCTCGATCAATTTGCCCCTAGTTCGTCTTTCCTAGACTACCGCCTTTTCAATTCCGCCTTCGAAACCGACCACCACAGCCACTACTCACAAGAATCTGATTCACACGGCCGGTACCGCGGACACACATTCTCATCGTCAGTGTCCTCAGAACCAGACTACGAATACGAAGATGGGAATGACAGATATGCGACAATCACAGCAACCAAGGGTCGGCGTAGCAACAGCACTTCCAATTACCAGATGACATCAAGGCAGGTGGGAAGCTTGCGCGGTGGCACCGGAAACATGCCACGAACAAACACTGCCCGAAAAGGCAGCAAAGGAAGCTCATCCTCCACCGCGGACTACTCGTACACAATCCCCAGAGGACGTATAGATCATGGCTTGGGCCGACGCTCCGCCAGTTTCGATTGTGGACCAAAACGGGCGTTCGCACCTTATGCTAATTCCAGTGTTGGTCAGGACTCGATGTTGTATGACGATCACGATGCTGCACCCACCCCGAGCGTCCCGGCAGGACCGCGGAAGTTTCTTGATTATAGTAGGACACCAATCGCTGCAGCAGCGCGGACACCCGTAGCATCGCGACGGAACAGCATGAAATCTGCCCATGCCCCTCAGATTCGAAAGGTTCGACCTGAAAACATCGGCACGGGGACCCTCAGGGCTCGGGACAACGACTTCTCAAATACGGATGATACGGAGCTTGACCCCCCTCCGGCCATCACGGCATTGATGGATCCTCCTGCTCCCAGCCCGACCATCTCTTTCAACAAGCCAGCTTTCCCTCTCCAAGAACCAATGCCAACTGCCACAATGTCGACAAAGGTCTCCATCAGCAATCCTGCTCCAAACACAAAAGAACGACCAGGGTTTTTCCGGCGTGTCTTTGGTTCCAAGATTCCAGCCCCTGGACCGACAGATGCAGCAAGTACAAACGCCAACGACCTATCACACTTACAAGAGACCGAGAGCAGAGAAGCCAATGGGATTGCCAGCCCAAGGGCACGACTTCAGCAGGCAGCCAAGAGCTCTGCAGGTGCTTCTCCGTCCTCAATTCGCACAGGACCCCATCAGGTTGTGAATAAGAaatcttctttcttccgtAGAAGGAAGAGATCGGTGCCTGACCACGCTCCTCCACCGATTGTAATTCCTCAACACCTTGTACCACAGACTAGGGATACTGTGGTGGCTCCAAGTCCTGTGAGCAGCCCGCGGCAGGCCATGAACCTTTGCATCGACGAGGAATTAGACAGGAAAGAAACAGCAGACTGGGAGGCCAAGATTCGGCAACCGGCATTTTTGCAGGCGCAGAAGAAACGAGAAAGTGTTTCAGCTCCCGGAGCTCCCAAAATGAAGACTTCTCTTCCGCCCTCTACTGCCTCTCGTGGCCAGGACCTCTCGCCCCTTGCAGAGAAGGATCGATTTTTGACTGGCGAAGTTTCCACAGAATCTGCTTTGCAGGAGCAGTCTCAGAATTTTGCAGTCTCTGCTACTTTGGACCCCGTTGTGGAAGATTTCTCACGCGGCATCAAATCACAGGTCGATATTCCTCAAATTAATGTAGCCAGATTGGTGCTTCCATCCGAGGACGGCGTTTGCGAATCTCCTGTTGATTCTATGTCAACGGCATCAAACTATTACACCGCTGCGAACACACCACTCATTGAGCAGGAAGATTCTGAACTAGCTGATGACACTGAAGATCAGACGGATGGACCTGGCGAAGCTATCGAAGAAGGACCCACAGCCGAGGACCGGGAACAAGCTCAGAGGCTCTTCGACAGTCAGGAACAGGTGGTAGGCAACGAGCCTGCTGCCGCTTGGCTGGGTGGCCCTGATCGGGCGATGGTTCGCGAGGCATACATGCAACTGTACAACTGGTCTAATCTCAACATTGTTGCCTCTCTTCGGGCTCTTTGTGATCGTTTGGTGCTCAAGGGAGAAACCCAACAAGTGGATCGAGTGCTGGATGCCTTTTCGACCAGGTGGTGTGATTGCAACCCAAGTCACGGCTTCAAAGCTACCGATGTTGTCCATACCATTTGTTATTCTATTCTGCTACTCAACACTGATCTGCACTTAGCTGACATCGACTCAAAGATGACCAAATCCCAATTCGTTCGAAACACCATGCCCACTATCCACCGAGTGGCAATGGATGCCGCACCGGAAGGATTTGAGATGCTGCGTCCAATCAACCGCTCCAAGACCCAACCTCAAGAAGCGCACTCTGCCCCTACATCGGCGCGATCTGCAACTTTCCCACCAGATGTCACCCACGGCTCGTTTGATAAAGATAGCGATGCCAATGTTGATGCCGGGCCTTTGGTTAACACGCCATTCACTGGAACAGTGAGAGCTTGGGAGCAACAGGTTGAAGCAGTACTCAAGGAGTTCTACACATCCATCCAAAAACAAAGGCTGCCCCTGTTCGGTGCTCAACCAGAACGTGAAGTATCTCGCAGGTCCTCCAAcaaccttttgggcccctccAGCGGTACTCTCCGTAGGAGTCCCAGCACAATTAGCAAGAGTGGTTCCGATATCTTTCCTCGCGGTCGTTCTGCCAGTTCAAGCCATGTAGCTGCGCGATGGTCATCCAAACCTCGTTCCCGAGCTGGAAGGCTGTATCCTCCTTCGATGATGGGCTCCAGCCGTACCAGCCTAGACGACCAATCATCGGTCTGGAGTCCGACTGGATCCAGTACCTGGAGCAAACATTCGTTGGGTAAATTCACTTCAGCGTCTGTGGACTCCTTTGGCTCAGACTTCCTTCGCGGCGAATATCAACAATCGATTGGTTTTGCCAACGCTCTGAGTCAGGCCATCATACGGGAAGACTCTGCATCCTCGGTTTACAGCTTTGAGGAGCCTGAGCGAACAACCCCTCTACTTGAGGATGACACGTTGGCTCTAGCCGGAGCCCCGTGGGCCAAAGAGGGAAGCCTAAAGCATAAGCATCACCTAGATGCGGTAGACAAACGGGCGAAGGATCGGAACTGGAATGACTGTTTTGCAGTCATACAGCAGGGCTGGGTGCGTCTTTTCTCATTCAACAACTCCACCAAGTTGATGCGACAAAAGGCCAAACAGCCCGGAGGAGTTATAGTCGGTGGCGGTAACTGGACGGAAAATGCAGAAGAACTTTGGAAGTTCATGTTGCGCCAAACCATCGCCAGTGCCTTGCCATCACCTGGATACTCCAAGTCTCGTCCTCATGTCTGGGCCCTGAGCTTGCCCACTGGGGCGGTTCATCTTTTCCAAGCTGGAACGCCTGAGATTGTTCGAGAATTTGTCTCCACGGCCAACTACTGGAGCGCGCGACTATCTAAGCAACCGCTGGTAGGAGGCATCAGCAACATCGAATATGGATGGAGCGATAGCGTTATTAACAGCGCGCTGATCGGCGGTGAAAGTCGATCCCCGCCGCCTTCGTCAGGCGCACGACCGAGCATTCAAAGCTCTATCCGAAGCTCCATTGATCATCAGGTCGTACGACCCCGACTTCCCGCAGATCGGGTCAACATCAGTGACTGGAGTCCACCTCAACAAAGCATGGTCGCCTCCAACTTGACAGAGGAGGAACAATTGAAGGCCCTGCAGGCCTACGTGCAGAACGTGGAAGATGATCTCTCTCGCCACAATGAATTACGTTCAGCGATGAACCTTGCATTCTCTCCACGCCACCCCAACGCCGCTAAGGCCATGGCAAACTGGGAACGGAAATCGTCGTATCTGTTGCGTGAGATTGTTAAATTTCGCACGTATATCGACTCTCTACGCAACGCCGTCGGCTCTAAAGAGAGAATTTTTGCTTCGACCGACTACTCTCAAGTGGACGAGGAAGCAATCATGCAGCCTACAGAGGCTGCAGCGTGA
- a CDS encoding Anucleate primary sterigmata (ApsB), putative: MRAHSPIEAGSEMQGVDTQTLGVISPVATTVRTPYVSAFQTPDQTLNDLSSEYFMAEDVSGGLLPNSVTQSQSENTQSTPSEPGHEDRDHEFTMTSTQLDLDDHSFIPSSVDRDESSLFHPSSENGDHERGNNQTLIEEHEMRRKLMEIESSFLPEPSTIDVAASGPAAGADDTYLVGVPKNDTADTTQDSSQLSFVEPAETNPMDDEEHCEEEPPNPNLDSVPGPAEQHADNSLLDSLFSSPTAAAVLHRNQSALSENARETSPLLQDERPFRSEFSMAENEWQLTPSKLRNPSRSLSPGASHLFSDQSGSATGSRRASRPKYLTSRQSGHRLSHSSLASNNTETTNSDATLGADYALQTGGATSDNYGGLHPGSRAQMARTTSLGSMASGISVYSEENPLDKRDTPGPTDGGLHTLEEEGSPPSRAGHVDHEDTSAPVTPKAKPQDSNVPTDTAIAERVKGIQIPTTFAQRLREDFQASPEKRLGASTPAFAKSGRNLTLKEQSSTIDRLAKENFDLKMRIHFLNEALNKRSEEGIKEMISENVELKSDKVKLSKDNQSLRRKIRDLEKQVKDHQSDKDSMVNHDPEGSEEGDRDLAQDEEIVFLRERVETYELEIERMRSETIARESEKRRLAEMVKSLSDNRAGESEAGAREEREMWKDMLDAETSAREQAEEENRRLRDESIRLRSEMYSVTKPGQYDSLSYTSDRDGNRVPTVPNSTLVVELGLLKQENAELRKEVSAQTSMLTSRNREKERLYQEIEELKLGERRHVGRSIAGDSIFDRSASRTHIRPSSQASDGTGMSRSDIDRDELEARNGQLRDLVSTLKLDNQAIRAELEDYIGELEALDKAYQADVDQAEEEMQNLQQERDQAVHMANERDAAFQDLRAEAQEELDTLGDELDQKIVECQRMNEDLRNQDENLRVLQAEMRSASEGIIRLEEDAQNNLAAYKSVQQELEETNREMESMEKSLFEANTKVQRLTVQIESSQNEIAFLREEQDCDKIRIGDIESDLKNYHMSLISEKEKTRELEQRLADERHQREVVGSKEKQDVQRIMNELNREASASKEEVRRLKKSLSAQEIETSTWRERLMDLENNLRETLGDLSGSRSSLITNIMKLQKELESTALDLESIRSQLDEKETLLRNRDALLESHGLESRKLSELLDRERHARRADKQSFESSLKSHQQASRTITQSNSRITDLEKARTEDRKRYASLEQQFKDQLSERNVMFLNLWKRISGLCGPDWAHSNSLINGNLPSQEVIGNMLFWPGFSRNLLLAMKTVEGVMANFKTRIKSIDHELTKRYHTLELSYNGRIKKLERLEEALKNMRSGRGQSSSTPEISKLRGENRLLKAELNLLQSNSRGQGPASAAAVAVMASRPRSPSLASMAESERSIACSSSTAIAERSRPEKCLARSVSGLPQPSHSSSSSTLTNNNAGTMIPRTRSSHSGWDGGDEKWIHRLHELEKRLKSEREGRLLDRSGARKRLEERDAENQRLREQLHRERTRRGPSETIANGGSRSHPPVSDEAPSSSEEEGITVDIEV, from the exons ATGAGAGCTCATTCGCCGATCGAAGCGGGTAGCGAGATGCAGGGAGTGGATACCCAAACACTGGGCGTCATCTCCCCCGTTGCAACTACAGTGCGCACCCCCTATGTGTCGGCATTCCAGACGCCAGATCAGACCTTGAATGATCTTAGTTCAGAATATTTCATGGCAGAGGACGTATCGGGGGGTCTCCTCCCGAACTCGGTAACACAGTCCCAATCTGAAAACACGCAATCAACTCCTTCAGAGCCGGGTCATGAAGACCGAGACCATGAATTTACCATGACATCCACCCAACTAGATCTGGATGATCACAGCTTTATTCCGTCCTCAGTCGACCGCGATGAGAGCAGTTTATTCCACCCATCGAGCGAAAATGGCGACCACGAACGCGGCAATAACCAAACCCTAATCGAAGAGCACGAAATGCGCCGCAAACTGATGGAAATTGAGTCGAGCTTTCTGCCGGAACCATCGACCATTGACGTGGCTGCGAGCGGTCCCGCTGCTGGTGCGGATGATACGTACCTAGTTGGGGTTCCCAAGAATGACACCGCAGACACAACGCAGGACTCCTCACAGCTCTCATTCGTAGAACCAGCCGAGACAAACCCAATGGACGACGAGGAACACTGCGAGGAGGAGCCGCCAAATCCAAATTTGGACTCGGTACCTGGCCCTGCAGAACAACATGCGGACAATTCCTTGCTTGACTCCCTCTTCTCGTCACCTACGGCAGCTGCAGTGCTTCACCGAAATCAATCCGCATTGTCCGAAAATGCGCGAGAAACCAGCCCGCTCCTCCAGGATGAACGGCCCTTCAGATCTGAATTTTCTATGGCCGAGAACGAATGGCAACTCACTCCCTCAAAACTTCGAAACCCCTCCCGCAGCCTTTCGCCCGGTGCTTCGCACCTATTTAGTGACCAAAGTGGCAGCGCTACTGGTAGTCGTAGAGCCAGTCGACCCAAGTACCTGACCAGTCGACAATCAGGCCATCGTCTCTCACACTCCTCGCTCGCAAGCAACAACACTGAAACAACCAACAGCGATGCCACACTAGGCGCAGACTATGCCCTTCAAACAGGAGGCGCGACATCGGACAACTATGGAGGCTTGCACCCTGGAAGTCGTGCGCAGATGGCCAGGACAACCAGTCTCGGCAGCATGGCATCTGGGATCTCCGTGTATAGCGAAGAAAATCCACTTGACAAAAGAGATACGCCTGGTCCAACAGATGGCGGGCTGCATACGCTGGAGGAGGAAGGCTCACCACCTTCTCGTGCCGGTCACGTTGACCACGAAGACACCTCAGCACCAGTGACGCCAAAGGCGAAGCCACAAGATAGCAATGTCCCTACTGATACAGCAATTGCCGAGCGGGTCAAAGGCATTCAGATTCCTACCACATTTGCACAACGGCTCCGGGAAGACTTCCAAGCGTCCCCGGAGAAGCGGTTGGGGGCTTCAACCCCTGCGTTTGCGAAAAGtggccgaaacctgaccctCAAGGAACAGAGCAGCACCATTGATCGCCTGGCGAAGGAGAACTTTGACCTGAAAATGCGAATCCACTTTCTTAATGAGGCGCTGAACAAGCGATCCGAGGAAGGCATCAAGGAGATGATCTCGGAGAATGTTGAGCTCAAATCAGATAAGGTCAAGCTCTCAAAGGACAATCAAAGCCTGAGACGCAAGATTCGGGACTTGGAAAAGCAAGTGAAAGACCATCAATCGGACAAGGATTCTATGGTCAATCATGACCCCGAAGGATCAGAGGAGGGTGATCGTGACTTGGCCCAAGATGAAGAGATCGTTTTCTTACGTGAACGGGTTGAAACTTATGAACTCGAGATTGAACGTATGAGGTCGGAAACAATCGCACGGGAAAGTGAGAAGCGTCGGCTGGCTGAGATGGTCAAGTCGCTCAGCGATAATCGTGCGGGAGAGTCCGAAGCAGGTGCGAGAGAAGAGCGA GAGATGTGGAAGGACATGCTTGACGCAGAAACCTCAGCCCGAGAGCaagccgaggaagaaaatcGAAGACTGCGGGATGAGTCGATTCGTTTGCGGAGTGAGATGTATTCTGTCACAAAGCCCGGCCAATACGACTCTCTTTCGTACACGTCTGATAGAGACGGCAACCGAGTTCCAACCGTTCCTAACAGCACGCTTGTTGTAGAGCTGGGGCTCCTTAAACAGGAGAACGCAGAACTAAGAAAGGAAGTTAGTGCTCAGACTTCAATGCTCACATCACGCAATCGAGAAAAGGAACGTCTTTATCAGGAGATCGAAGAACTGAAGCTCGGCGAGCGTCGTCACGTTGGCCGATCCATTGCTGGAGACAGTATTTTTGACCGTTCCGCCTCGCGCACTCACATCCGACCATCGTCCCAGGCTAGCGATGGAACGGGTATGTCACGCAGCGACATAGACCGCGATGAACTCGAAGCCCGGAATGGACAACTCCGGGACCTAGTGTCGACCCTCAAACTTGATAATCAAGCCATTCGAGCCGAACTTGAGGACTATATTGGAGAACTAGAGGCTCTTGACAAAGCATACCAGGCTGATGTTGACCAAGctgaagaagagatgcaaAATCTACAGCAAGAACGAGATCAGGCCGTGCATATGGCGAATGAACGAGATGCCGCTTTCCAGGACCTGCGGGCCGAGGCGCAGGAAGAGCTGGATACACTTGGAGACGAACTTGACCAGAAGATTGTGGAGTGCCAGCGCATGAACGAGGATCTAAGAAACCAGGATGAAAACCTCAGAGTCTTGCAAGCCGAGATGCGGTCTGCCAGCGAAGGCATCATCCGTCTTGAGGAAGACGCACAGAACAACCTGGCCGCATATAAATCTGTACAACAAGAGCTTGAGGAGACCAATCGCGAGATGGAGTCTATGGAGAAGAGCCTATTTGAGGCCAACACCAAGGTGCAGCGGCTGACGGTGCAGATTGAGTCGAGCCAGAATGAAATTGCTTTTCTTCGCGAAGAACAGGACTGTGATAAGATCCGCATTGGAGACATCGAATCAGATCTTAAGAACTACCACATGAGTTTGATCAgcgaaaaagagaagactaGAGAACTCGAGCAGCGACTGGCAGATGAACGTCACCAACGAGAGGTGGTCGGAAGCAAGGAGAAGCAAGATGTCCAGCGTATCATGAATGAATTGAACCGCGAAGCTTCGGCTTCCAAGGAGGAGGTCCGACGTCTGAAGAAGAGCCTTTCAGCCCAGGAGATTGAAACCTCCACCTGGAGAGAACGGCTGATGGACCTTGAAAACAATTTGAGAGAAACTCTGGGTGATCTGAGCGGCAGTCGGTCTAGCTTGATAACCAATATCATGAAGCTGCAAAAAGAACTGGAGTCGACCGCCCTTGACTTGGAGAGTATCCGCTCGCAGTTAGATGAGAAAGAAACCCTACTTCGAAATCGTGACGCTCTGCTCGAGAGTCATGGACTTGAGTCACGCAAACTCTCGGAACTCTTGGATCGCGAACGACACGCGCGCCGAGCCGACAAGCAGTCATTTGAGTCGTCGCTAAAATCTCATCAGCAGGCTTCCCGGACCATCACGCAAAGTAATTCCCGCATCACAGATCTGGAAAAAGCGCGAACGGAGGACCGTAAAAGATACGCATCGCTGGAACAACAATTCAAGGACCAGCTAAGCGAGAGGAATGTCATGTTCCTTAACCTTTGGAAGAGAATATCTGGGCTTTGCGGGCCCGACTGGGCGCACTCCAACAGTCTCATCAATGGCAATCTTCCGAGCCAGGAGGTCATAGGCAATATGTTGTTTTGGCCGGGCTTCAGTCGCAATCTTCTGCTTGCAATGAAGACTGTCGAGGGCGTGATGGCAAATTTCAAGACTCGCATCAAGAGCATCGACCACGAGTTGACCAAGCGTTATCACACGCTTGAGCTGTCATATAACGGACGGATCAAGAAGCTCGAGCGTCTCGAAGAAGCTTTGAAAAACATGCGATCCGGTCGTGGACAGTCGAGCTCAACGCCGGAGATATCTAAACTGCGTGGCGAGAACCGTCTACTGAAGGCTGAACTCAATCTGCTTCAATCCAACTCGCGAGGACAGGGTCCTGCATCTGCGGCTGCGGTTGCAGTCATGGCATCAAGACCCCGATCCCCTTCTTTGGCGTCGATGGCAGAGTCGGAACGATCCATAGCGTGTTCTAGCTCTACGGCTATCGCTGAAAGATCTCGCCCCGAAAAATGCCTCGCTCGCAGTGTTAGCGGACTTCCGCAGCCCTCTCACTCCTCTTCTAGCAGCACATTAACCAATAACAATGCTGGAACGATGATACCACGCACGCGCAGCTCGCACAGTGGCTGGGATGGTGGCGATGAGAAATGGATTCACAGGCTGCATGAGCTGGAGAAGCGACTCAAATCTGAACGTGAAGGTCGCCTCCTAGACCGCAGTGGCGCTCGCAAGCGACTTGAGGAGCGCGATGCTGAGAATCAGAGACTTCGAGAGCAGCTTCACCGGGAACGTACGCGGCGCGGGCCTTCAGAGACCATCGCAAATGGCGGCAGTCGTAGTCACCCCCCTGTCTCAGATGAGGCTCCCAGTTCCAGTGAAGAGGAGGGCATCACCGTCGACATCGAAGTTTGA
- a CDS encoding Nicotinate-nucleotide pyrophosphorylase, translating to MASAHGDLCHLLPGNYKRLITSWLEEDCPSLDYGGFVVGEAEGEAHLLGKSKGIVAGVPFFDEVFSQLGCSIEWHIKEGEVIIPIQHCATVRGPIRKILLGERVALNILARCSGIASKSASMLAALRAQGWQGTLAGTRKTTPGFRLVEKYGMLAGGADPHRHDLSSMTMLKDNHVWACANNRAAADGGAVDPSSIESIAAAIPRAVQAAKATGGFSTKVEVECRSVEEANAAIEAGADIVMLDNFTPEGVRGAAAQLKREWALKKTFLIEVSGGLTEENAPAYVCADVDILSTSSIHQGTGIVDFSLKVSLR from the exons ATGGCCTCGGCTCACGGAGATCTGTGCCATCTACTACCCGGCAACTACAAGCGCCTCATAACATCCTGGCTGGAAGAGGACTGCCCTAGCCTGGACTATGGCGGCTTTGTCGTTGGCGAGGCAGAGGGCGAGGCCCACTTATTAGGAAAGAGCAAG GGCATCGTCGCAGGCGTACCATTCTTCGACGAGGTCTTCTCGCAACTAGGCTGCTC AATCGAATGGCACATCAAAGAAGGCGAAGTAATCATCCCAATCCAGCACTGCGCAACCGTCCGCGGCCCCATCCGCAAGATTCTTCTCGGCGAGCGCGTAGCCCTAAACATCTTGGCGCGTTGCTCAGGCATTGCCAGCAAGAGCGCCTCCATGCTCGCTGCGCTGCGTGCGCAGGGATGGCAAGGTACCCTGGCTGGCACACGGAAGACAACGCCTGGGTTCCGGCTGGTTGAGAAATATGGAATGCTTGCTGGCGGTGCCGACCCCCATCGCCATGATCTGAGTTCCATGACCATGCTGAAGGATAACCACGTGTGGGCATGTGCGAACAACCGGGCTGCGGCGGACGGCGGTGCTGTGGACCCATCATCGATTGAGTCTATTGCGGCGGCTATCCCGCGCGCCGTGCAGGCGGCCAAGGCTACTGGTGGGTTCTCAACAAAGGTTGAAGTTGAGTGTCGGAGTGTGGAGGAGGCAAATGCGGCGATTGAGGCTGGGGCTGACATTGTTATGCTGGATAACTTTACTCCCGAGGGGGTGCGGGGGGCTGCGGCACAGCTGAAGCGTGAGTGGGCCTTGAAGAAGACTTTCTTGATTGAGGTGAGTGGTGGGTTGACGGAAGAGAATGCGCCGGCGTATGTCTGTGCCGATGTCGATATCTTGTCTACTAGCTCGATTCACCAGGGCACGGGGATCGTGGACTTCTCGCTCAAGGTATCGTTGCGGTAG
- a CDS encoding Aldose 1-epimerase, putative, whose product MSDPEQATFTFLPLGAIIQEFRVGDKNIVLGFPTQDDYVKHNSPHYGATIGRVANRIKDGLIQDLNGQKIQLTQNDGTNSLHGGEQGWGKRVFDGPYTVQRNGHDTLLFKYLCRDGEEGYPGTIEVRVWYTASKEGDAKTVLTAEYEVEFVGNECEETVVNLTNHSYFNIGDGPDISGTTAQLATSDYLPLDSTGIPSGGVAKFPRDVTTPFTLAATGAHIDDVFVLESDPSKIPLDTRGLPLRRLGQFSNVRTGVHLEVHSTEPAFQFYTGKYVDVPSINGAPAHHEGAGFCVEPSRFVNAINEPEWRSMVLLKKGQLFGCKTVYKAWKA is encoded by the exons ATGTCCGACCCCGAACAAGCTACATTCACCTTCCTGCCCTTGGGCGCAATCATCCAAGAATTCCGCGTCGGCGACAAGAACATCGTTTTGGGTTTCCCCACGCAAGATGATTATGTCAAGCACAACTCCCCGCACTATGGTGCCACCATCGGCCGTGTTGCAAACCGTATCAAAGATGGTCTGATTCAAGACCTGAATGGCCAGAAGATCCAACTGACGCAGAACGATGGCACCAATTCCTTGCATGGTGGTGAGCAGGGTTGGGGTAAGCGCGTCTTTGACGGTCCATATACCGTCCAGCGCAATGGCCACGACACTTTGCTGTTCAAGTACCTTTGCAGAGATGGTGAGGAGGGGTACCCCGGTACTATCGAGGTGCGTGTGTGGTACACCGCGAGCAAGGAGGGTGATGCCAAGACTGTCCTGACGGCCGAGTACGAGGTGGAATTCGTTGGCAATGAGTGCGAGGAGACTGTAGTCAACCTCACCAACCACAG CTACTTCAACATCGGCGATGGACCCGATATCTCGGGAACTACCGCCCAACTTGCTACAAGTGATTATCTACCCCTCGATAGTACGGGTATCCCTTCAGGTGGGGTTGCCAAGTTCCCCCGCGACGTGACCACCCCGTTCACGCTCGCCGCAACGGGCGCACATATCGATGATGTCTTTGTGCTGGAGTCTGACCCCAGCAAGATCCCACTAGACACTCGTGGCTTGCCGCTGCGCCGCCTGGGACAGTTCAGCAACGTAAGAACGGGTGTGCATCTCGAGGTGCACAGCACCGAACCTGCATTCCAGTTCTACACTGGCAAGTACGTTGATGTGCCGTCGATCAATGGTGCGCCGGCACACCATGAGGGGGCTGGATTCTGTGTGGAACCTAGCCGATTTGTGAATGCGATCAATGAGCCTGAGTGGCGGTCCATGGTTCTGCTGAAGAAGGGTCAATTATTCGGTTGCAAGACTGTGTACAAGGCATGGAAGGCTTGA